A region from the Natronorubrum halophilum genome encodes:
- a CDS encoding HEAT repeat domain-containing protein, producing MSEDEPAGDDGSDAAEEPTEEEPVDLEAIREALESFEADIEDLETDLEAAETEDDLDVVEAEIDSFREEFEEIEIPDPPEPEDVDDDEDDEDEEEITPEEELQERYDDIESDVSDLESDLENQRGPYGADVVDAIDGASGSITDVRWTEEGNAELIEAVDDFLDDVNDLLGSAVTLTNEGEGVPEQLEGTLDEAAGAVQAAELDADDDAETIAGLLDATDDLESDIDDATEWTDLKIREQLRREGYYDVLDHVKDYPPEWHALKVHEKRGNVEMILLALETFGSDFMEEHCMEALERMGPEEAIEPMVQKANRRDTAAMAILGKIGVEDDEVVETLLDYVDSNPTLQQPAFRALGEIGAEEAVQPIANQLVDDNPDVRSWAARALGLIGDTRAIEPLADVLADDEEDRVRASAAWALNRIGTRDALEIVADYGDDRAYLVQAEAEKATLEPAA from the coding sequence ATGAGCGAGGACGAGCCGGCCGGTGACGACGGATCGGACGCTGCGGAGGAGCCGACCGAAGAAGAACCGGTCGATCTCGAGGCCATCCGCGAGGCCCTCGAGTCGTTCGAAGCGGACATCGAAGACCTCGAGACGGATCTCGAGGCGGCCGAGACCGAAGACGACCTCGATGTCGTCGAGGCGGAGATCGACTCGTTCCGCGAGGAGTTCGAAGAGATCGAGATTCCGGATCCGCCGGAGCCCGAAGACGTCGACGATGACGAGGACGACGAGGACGAAGAAGAGATCACGCCGGAGGAGGAACTTCAGGAGCGCTACGACGACATCGAGAGCGACGTCTCTGACCTCGAGTCCGACCTCGAGAACCAGCGCGGTCCTTACGGTGCGGACGTCGTCGACGCGATCGACGGCGCGAGCGGATCGATCACGGACGTTCGCTGGACGGAGGAAGGCAACGCCGAACTGATCGAGGCCGTCGACGACTTCCTCGACGACGTCAACGACCTACTCGGTAGCGCCGTCACGCTGACAAACGAGGGCGAGGGCGTTCCCGAACAGCTCGAGGGAACCCTCGACGAGGCGGCCGGAGCCGTCCAGGCCGCCGAACTCGACGCGGACGACGACGCGGAGACGATCGCGGGCTTGCTCGACGCGACCGACGACCTCGAGTCCGATATCGACGACGCGACCGAGTGGACCGACCTCAAGATTCGCGAACAACTGCGCCGGGAGGGCTACTACGACGTGCTCGACCACGTCAAGGACTACCCGCCGGAATGGCACGCGCTCAAGGTCCACGAGAAGCGCGGCAACGTCGAGATGATCCTGCTCGCCCTCGAGACGTTCGGCTCCGACTTCATGGAAGAACACTGCATGGAGGCCCTGGAGCGAATGGGGCCCGAGGAAGCCATCGAGCCGATGGTCCAGAAGGCCAATCGACGAGACACGGCGGCGATGGCCATCCTCGGGAAGATCGGCGTCGAAGACGACGAGGTCGTCGAAACGCTGCTCGATTACGTCGACTCCAACCCGACCCTCCAGCAGCCGGCCTTTCGAGCGCTCGGCGAAATCGGTGCCGAGGAGGCAGTTCAGCCGATCGCCAACCAACTGGTCGACGACAACCCGGACGTTCGAAGTTGGGCCGCTCGCGCGCTCGGCCTGATCGGCGACACTCGCGCCATCGAGCCGCTCGCAGACGTCCTCGCGGACGACGAGGAAGATCGCGTCCGCGCCAGCGCCGCATGGGCGCTCAACCGTATCGGCACGAGAGACGCCCTCGAGATCGTCGCCGACTACGGCGACGACCGCGCGTATCTCGTCCAGGCCGAAGCCGAGAAGGCGACGCTCGAGCCGGCGGCCTGA
- a CDS encoding cupredoxin domain-containing protein, producing the protein MNRRVYLAAVGTAASAGLAGCSAVRSAFEDEPCSGDDCTIGMTRNEFLPDEYEASIGETVVWKNTSGADHTVTALENHIPEDAEYFATGGYEDESTARDAWDHNGGGLGPRDTFEHTFEVPGTYDYICIPHVRADMTGTIVVTE; encoded by the coding sequence ATGAACAGGCGCGTCTATCTCGCCGCCGTCGGAACCGCCGCTTCCGCCGGATTGGCTGGCTGTTCGGCCGTTCGTAGCGCCTTCGAAGACGAGCCGTGTAGCGGCGACGACTGTACCATCGGAATGACTCGCAACGAGTTCCTCCCCGACGAGTACGAGGCGAGCATCGGCGAAACCGTGGTCTGGAAGAACACCAGCGGTGCCGACCACACCGTCACCGCGCTCGAGAACCACATCCCCGAGGACGCCGAGTACTTCGCAACCGGCGGCTACGAGGACGAGTCGACGGCTCGTGACGCCTGGGACCACAACGGCGGCGGCCTCGGACCCCGTGACACGTTCGAACACACTTTCGAGGTTCCCGGAACGTACGACTACATCTGTATTCCCCACGTCCGAGCGGACATGACCGGAACCATCGTCGTCACCGAGTGA
- the sufD gene encoding Fe-S cluster assembly protein SufD: MSAGTQVHANLTDAQVREISDNLGEPEWLTETRLEALDALDDLDMPDVIRTPGRDWTNLHELDFESLVDPLNAAENKDQVGPDEADVLPWAEAVQEHEDLLKEHFGSIIDPQENYLTALSTALFSTGTVIYVPEGVDAEDVTIRTEQNSRSLFNYTLVVTEESSSVTILERQSTGAKAEEQYYSGIVEVAAGENSYVQYGSLQNLSEEAYNFTLKRGVADTYATIDWIEGNLGTQLTKTEVSTLLEGDSSETQIVGAFYGHNDQHFDLDVKVWHRAEHTTADLVTRGVTDDVARSVYEGVQDVGRDAWDTSSYQRENTLMLSDESEADASPKLIINNHDTEASHSATVGQIDAEDLLYMTSRGVDPRAARNMLVEGFFVPVLEEVDVDELREDLEGLIAERLRERE, from the coding sequence ATGAGCGCAGGAACACAGGTACACGCCAATCTGACCGACGCACAGGTGCGCGAAATCAGCGACAACCTCGGGGAGCCCGAGTGGCTCACGGAGACCCGTCTCGAGGCCCTCGACGCCCTCGATGACCTCGACATGCCGGACGTCATCCGGACGCCGGGGCGGGACTGGACGAACCTCCACGAACTCGACTTCGAGTCGCTCGTGGACCCGCTGAACGCCGCCGAAAACAAGGATCAGGTCGGTCCCGACGAAGCGGACGTGCTTCCGTGGGCCGAGGCCGTACAGGAGCACGAAGACCTCCTGAAAGAGCACTTCGGCTCGATCATCGATCCCCAGGAGAACTACCTGACCGCGCTCTCGACCGCCCTCTTTAGCACCGGCACGGTCATCTACGTTCCCGAGGGCGTCGACGCCGAGGACGTCACCATCCGGACCGAACAGAACTCTCGCTCGCTGTTTAACTACACGCTCGTGGTCACCGAGGAATCGTCTTCGGTCACGATCCTCGAGCGCCAGTCCACTGGTGCCAAAGCCGAGGAGCAGTACTACAGCGGCATCGTCGAGGTCGCCGCCGGCGAGAACAGCTACGTCCAGTACGGCAGCCTCCAGAACCTCTCGGAGGAGGCCTACAACTTCACCCTCAAGCGCGGCGTCGCCGACACGTACGCCACGATCGACTGGATCGAGGGCAACCTCGGCACGCAGTTGACCAAGACGGAGGTCTCGACGCTACTCGAGGGCGACTCCTCGGAGACCCAGATCGTCGGGGCCTTCTACGGTCACAACGACCAGCACTTCGACCTCGACGTGAAGGTCTGGCACCGCGCCGAGCACACGACGGCCGACCTCGTCACCCGCGGCGTCACCGACGACGTCGCCCGCTCGGTCTACGAGGGCGTTCAGGACGTCGGACGGGATGCCTGGGACACCAGCTCCTACCAGCGCGAGAACACGCTGATGCTCTCGGACGAGTCCGAGGCGGACGCCTCGCCGAAGCTGATCATCAACAACCACGACACCGAGGCCAGCCACTCCGCGACGGTCGGCCAGATCGACGCGGAGGATCTACTCTACATGACCTCCCGCGGTGTCGACCCGCGCGCCGCGCGCAACATGCTCGTCGAGGGCTTCTTCGTGCCCGTTCTCGAGGAAGTCGACGTCGACGAACTGCGCGAGGACCTCGAAGGCCTGATCGCCGAGAGGCTCCGCGAACGCGAGTAA
- a CDS encoding metal-dependent transcriptional regulator, with translation MNTADQYLKAIYLAQRIEEGPASTGTLADLLEVSPASVNEMIGKLEGRGLVEHEKYKGASLTDEGIERAHDALQTYCIIERFLANVLEVGEFREEARALESVIDDTVAGRLDTIIDRPSECPDCFDPEQDYCERLEVGPEGCLD, from the coding sequence ATGAACACCGCAGACCAATATCTCAAGGCGATCTACCTCGCACAACGAATCGAAGAGGGGCCCGCATCGACCGGTACGCTGGCGGACCTACTCGAGGTCAGTCCGGCCAGCGTCAACGAGATGATCGGCAAACTCGAGGGCAGGGGGCTCGTCGAACACGAGAAGTACAAGGGTGCGAGCCTGACCGACGAGGGGATCGAACGCGCCCACGACGCCCTCCAGACCTACTGCATCATCGAGCGATTCCTCGCGAACGTCCTCGAGGTCGGGGAGTTTCGTGAGGAGGCGCGCGCGCTCGAGAGCGTCATCGACGATACCGTCGCCGGGCGTCTCGATACCATCATCGACCGGCCCAGCGAGTGTCCGGACTGTTTCGACCCGGAACAGGACTACTGCGAGCGACTAGAGGTCGGTCCCGAGGGCTGTCTGGACTGA
- a CDS encoding ABC transporter ATP-binding protein: MARLELNNLHAEVAEGDEKILEGVNLEVNSGEIHALMGPNGSGKSTTAKVIAGHPAYEVTEGEVLLHLEAGEFGDEIEIDEDQRTWNILDLEPNERAALGIFLGFQYPAEIDGVTMTNFLRTALNAKIDEREELFEDEADADDEEDEDEGFETSPMEGNVDEGDVGVAEFQQILQEKMESLDMDEKFAQRYLNAGFSGGEKKQNEVLQAAILEPSIAVLDEIDSGLDIDRLQDVSNGINALRDEEGTGILQITHYQRILDYVEPDHVHVMIDGQIAKSGDASLAEELEDKGYDWVREEVYGTA; this comes from the coding sequence ATGGCACGTCTCGAACTGAACAACCTACACGCGGAAGTAGCAGAGGGCGACGAGAAAATCCTCGAGGGCGTCAACCTCGAGGTCAATTCGGGCGAAATCCACGCCCTGATGGGGCCCAACGGCTCCGGGAAGTCGACGACCGCGAAGGTCATCGCCGGCCACCCGGCCTACGAGGTCACCGAGGGCGAAGTGCTGCTCCACCTCGAAGCGGGCGAGTTCGGCGACGAGATCGAGATCGACGAGGACCAGCGCACCTGGAACATCCTCGACCTCGAGCCCAACGAGCGTGCCGCACTCGGCATCTTCCTCGGCTTCCAGTACCCGGCCGAGATCGACGGCGTCACCATGACTAACTTCCTCCGAACGGCGCTCAACGCCAAGATTGACGAGCGCGAGGAACTCTTCGAGGACGAAGCCGACGCGGACGACGAGGAAGACGAGGACGAAGGCTTCGAGACCTCGCCGATGGAAGGCAACGTGGACGAGGGCGACGTCGGCGTCGCCGAGTTCCAGCAGATCCTCCAGGAGAAAATGGAGTCGCTGGACATGGACGAGAAGTTCGCCCAGCGCTACCTCAACGCCGGCTTCTCCGGCGGCGAGAAGAAACAGAACGAGGTCCTTCAGGCGGCCATCCTCGAGCCGTCGATCGCCGTTCTCGACGAGATCGACTCCGGGCTGGACATCGACCGTCTGCAGGACGTCTCCAACGGGATCAACGCGCTGCGCGACGAGGAGGGCACCGGCATCCTCCAGATCACCCACTACCAGCGAATCCTCGACTACGTCGAACCCGATCACGTCCACGTGATGATCGACGGCCAGATCGCAAAAAGCGGCGACGCCTCGCTCGCGGAGGAACTCGAGGACAAGGGGTACGACTGGGTCCGCGAAGAGGTCTACGGCACGGCGTAA
- a CDS encoding DUF6653 family protein — MISQPDPEAGLANRLFWSRHANPGSVWTFVGAYLLLVASIYRRSRPLLVGTLLFVAVNPLLFSPPKTDDAWATRVVLAERVWLERGLVSSSHTWFTLACAPVYLFTLRSAANRQPLRTGVGTVASLALMLLFFDRMARLYEDERSV; from the coding sequence ATGATCAGTCAGCCCGACCCCGAAGCTGGCCTCGCGAACCGCCTGTTCTGGTCCCGTCACGCGAATCCGGGAAGCGTCTGGACGTTCGTCGGGGCGTACCTCCTGCTCGTTGCGTCGATCTACCGCCGGAGTCGGCCGCTGCTGGTCGGTACGCTCCTGTTCGTCGCCGTGAACCCGCTCCTCTTCTCCCCGCCGAAGACAGACGACGCGTGGGCGACGCGCGTCGTCCTCGCCGAACGGGTCTGGCTCGAGCGAGGACTGGTTTCCTCGAGTCACACCTGGTTCACGCTCGCCTGCGCGCCGGTTTACCTGTTCACGCTGCGCTCGGCCGCGAACCGGCAGCCGCTCAGAACGGGGGTGGGAACGGTCGCGTCGCTCGCGTTGATGCTCCTGTTTTTCGATCGAATGGCTCGACTCTACGAGGACGAACGGTCGGTCTAG
- a CDS encoding phospholipase D-like domain-containing protein, with amino-acid sequence MDLRRTVLVAFLGFGLVAAGTTVGGVTPGETATDEAPLHPEVGDIDQTCPTGVPGAADGREGIDATDATATNATVAAPRIVELYPNPTTHGNVGEYLVLETPPETRLENWTLTDGHTTASLPNETVSGRVAVSADPDATARLTAHSVLEFEGTLRLAADGDDLELRNETTTVDTVAYDRAPLAERWYRSNADDRKGTASSTPAAGVWHPRGATCLPVSSADVDEATAFVLPDAPEIPRETIRAADDRLLLAGYTFTSERIAADLVEAAGRGVDVAVLLESSPVGGTPQATEPVLETLEAGGVDVRVTGGEGARYRYHHPKYAVADDRVLVTSENWKPSGIGGASSRGWGVRLEDATLAADLATVFRTDYEGWDTESGATHRERTSFVDDEGVESASNALPTEHEPATVPLESAELLVAPDNAEERVIELLAAAEDEILVKQASIAADADVLEETIEAARRGVDVKILLDSTWYHEEQNDALADELKRIAADESLSLEVTLVEETDRFEKIHAKGVVIDRETAIVGSANWNENSFENNREVLLALHGEAVATYYADVFEADWSADGGSWRLPFGVTLTTLAALALAAFVGRRYVRFGDPE; translated from the coding sequence ATGGACCTCCGGCGAACCGTTCTCGTTGCGTTCCTCGGATTCGGACTCGTCGCCGCCGGAACGACGGTGGGAGGGGTTACACCCGGCGAGACGGCGACGGACGAAGCGCCGCTACACCCGGAAGTCGGCGATATCGATCAGACCTGTCCCACCGGCGTGCCGGGGGCGGCCGACGGACGAGAGGGGATCGACGCAACGGACGCAACCGCGACTAACGCCACCGTCGCCGCTCCGCGGATCGTCGAACTGTATCCGAACCCGACGACGCACGGGAACGTCGGCGAGTATCTCGTCCTCGAGACGCCGCCGGAGACCCGCCTGGAGAACTGGACGCTCACCGACGGCCACACGACCGCCTCCCTTCCGAACGAGACCGTCTCCGGGCGCGTTGCGGTGAGTGCCGACCCCGACGCTACCGCGCGGCTCACCGCCCATTCCGTGCTCGAGTTCGAGGGCACGTTGCGACTCGCCGCCGATGGTGACGACCTCGAGCTTCGAAACGAGACGACGACGGTCGATACGGTCGCGTACGACCGTGCCCCCCTGGCCGAACGGTGGTATCGAAGCAACGCCGACGATCGCAAGGGGACGGCCAGTTCAACCCCCGCTGCGGGCGTCTGGCATCCTCGAGGAGCGACCTGTCTGCCAGTCTCGAGCGCTGACGTCGACGAGGCGACGGCCTTCGTCCTTCCCGACGCGCCCGAGATCCCGCGCGAGACGATCCGCGCGGCCGACGACCGACTCCTGCTCGCCGGCTACACGTTCACTTCCGAGAGGATCGCGGCCGATCTCGTCGAGGCTGCCGGACGCGGCGTCGACGTTGCGGTCCTCCTCGAGTCGAGCCCCGTCGGTGGAACGCCCCAGGCGACCGAACCGGTACTCGAAACGCTCGAGGCTGGCGGTGTTGACGTTCGCGTCACCGGCGGGGAGGGCGCTCGCTATCGCTACCATCACCCGAAGTACGCCGTCGCCGACGATCGGGTGTTGGTCACCAGCGAGAACTGGAAGCCGTCGGGCATCGGCGGTGCCTCGAGTCGCGGCTGGGGCGTTCGACTCGAAGACGCGACGCTCGCCGCCGATCTCGCGACGGTGTTCCGGACCGACTACGAGGGGTGGGATACCGAATCCGGCGCGACGCACCGGGAACGCACCTCGTTCGTCGACGATGAGGGTGTCGAGTCCGCCTCGAACGCGCTCCCCACCGAACACGAACCGGCGACGGTCCCGCTCGAGTCCGCTGAACTCCTCGTGGCCCCGGACAACGCAGAGGAGCGGGTGATCGAACTGCTAGCCGCGGCCGAGGACGAAATCCTCGTCAAACAGGCCAGTATCGCCGCGGACGCCGATGTTCTCGAGGAGACGATCGAGGCGGCCCGCCGCGGCGTCGACGTGAAAATACTGCTCGATTCGACGTGGTACCACGAGGAACAAAACGATGCGTTGGCGGACGAACTCAAGCGGATCGCCGCCGACGAGTCGTTGTCACTCGAGGTCACACTCGTCGAGGAGACCGACCGGTTCGAGAAGATACACGCGAAAGGCGTCGTCATCGATCGGGAGACGGCGATCGTCGGGAGTGCCAACTGGAACGAGAACTCCTTCGAGAACAATCGGGAGGTCCTCCTCGCGCTTCACGGCGAAGCGGTCGCGACGTACTACGCGGACGTGTTCGAAGCCGACTGGTCGGCCGACGGCGGATCGTGGCGGCTCCCGTTCGGCGTGACCCTCACCACCCTCGCCGCGCTCGCACTCGCGGCGTTCGTCGGCCGTCGGTACGTCCGGTTCGGAGATCCCGAGTGA
- the sufB gene encoding Fe-S cluster assembly protein SufB, whose product MSSEQDHLKDTDTEARFEFKKDQNAAVKSDKGLTEEIIRMISDDKDEPDWMLERRLRALEQYQNMPMPTDWPGQPDLTELDIEEIVPYIRPDVDKREGVDDWTELPDEIKDTFDKLGIPEAEKNALSGVGAQYESEVVYQNMQEQWEEKGVIFCNMDKAVQDHPELLKEHFMTTCVPPSDNKFAALHGAVWSGGSFVYVPEDVTVEMPVQAYFRMNSEGMGQFEHTLIIAEKGSEVHYIEGCSAPKYGSHNLHSGGVEVFVGEDAHVQYSTVQNWSKNTFNLNTKRAICEENGTMEWVSGSMGSKATMLYPCTILKGRGATDTHITIAFAGEGQNIDTGAKVYHNAPNTSSTIESKSISKDGGRTNYRGLVHIADGAENSSTAVECDALMFDNESTSDTMPYMEIEESKVDVAHEATVGKIGDEDIFYLQSRGLDDDDAKKMIVAGFIEPITEELPIEYAVELNRLIELEMEGSLG is encoded by the coding sequence ATGAGTTCCGAACAAGATCACCTGAAAGACACTGACACCGAAGCGCGGTTCGAGTTCAAGAAAGACCAGAACGCCGCGGTGAAATCCGACAAGGGCCTGACCGAGGAGATCATTCGCATGATCTCCGACGACAAGGACGAGCCCGACTGGATGCTCGAGCGACGTCTCCGCGCGCTCGAGCAGTACCAGAACATGCCGATGCCGACGGACTGGCCCGGCCAGCCCGACCTGACCGAACTGGACATCGAAGAGATCGTTCCCTACATCCGCCCGGACGTCGACAAGCGCGAAGGCGTCGACGACTGGACGGAGCTGCCCGACGAGATCAAGGACACGTTCGACAAACTGGGCATTCCGGAAGCCGAGAAGAACGCACTCTCCGGCGTCGGTGCCCAGTACGAGTCCGAGGTCGTCTACCAGAACATGCAAGAGCAGTGGGAGGAGAAGGGGGTCATCTTCTGTAACATGGACAAGGCCGTCCAGGACCACCCCGAGCTCCTCAAGGAGCACTTCATGACGACCTGCGTCCCGCCGAGCGACAACAAGTTCGCCGCGCTCCACGGTGCCGTCTGGTCGGGCGGCTCGTTCGTCTACGTCCCCGAGGACGTCACCGTCGAGATGCCGGTCCAGGCCTACTTCCGCATGAACTCGGAGGGGATGGGCCAGTTCGAGCACACGCTCATCATCGCCGAGAAAGGGTCGGAGGTCCACTACATTGAGGGCTGTTCCGCACCGAAGTACGGCAGCCACAACCTCCACTCGGGCGGCGTCGAGGTCTTCGTCGGCGAGGACGCTCACGTTCAGTACTCGACCGTCCAGAACTGGTCGAAGAACACGTTCAACCTGAACACCAAGCGCGCCATCTGCGAAGAAAACGGGACGATGGAGTGGGTCTCGGGCAGCATGGGATCCAAAGCGACCATGCTCTACCCGTGTACGATCCTCAAGGGTCGCGGCGCGACGGACACCCACATCACTATCGCCTTCGCCGGCGAGGGCCAGAACATCGACACCGGCGCGAAGGTCTACCACAACGCGCCGAACACCAGTTCGACCATCGAGTCCAAGTCGATCTCCAAGGACGGCGGCCGCACCAACTACCGCGGCCTCGTCCACATCGCCGATGGCGCCGAGAACTCCTCGACTGCGGTGGAGTGTGACGCACTGATGTTCGACAACGAATCCACGTCGGACACCATGCCGTACATGGAGATCGAGGAGTCGAAGGTCGACGTCGCTCACGAGGCGACCGTCGGCAAGATCGGGGACGAAGACATCTTCTACCTCCAGTCGCGCGGACTAGACGACGACGACGCCAAGAAGATGATCGTCGCCGGCTTCATCGAGCCGATCACGGAGGAACTGCCGATCGAGTACGCGGTCGAACTCAACCGTCTCATCGAACTCGAGATGGAGGGGAGCCTCGGATAA
- a CDS encoding M41 family metallopeptidase encodes MSLGQRVSSDNQLTRLLQIGVVLEEVVESRAAHHLDSLPPDARAEVDEAVRELLADAAEESADHRERLEALIDDLEAETVAYEEINALVDAQYGPPEDTDGVLYDQLANEETAYKFYDDLIDAIEASDAEFAIDRHRLLETLYDIREEEREGVEEVTEIMEYRA; translated from the coding sequence ATGAGTTTGGGACAGCGTGTCTCGAGCGACAACCAGCTTACTCGGCTCCTCCAGATCGGGGTCGTTCTGGAGGAAGTCGTCGAGTCACGCGCCGCCCACCACCTCGACTCGCTCCCGCCGGACGCGCGAGCGGAGGTCGACGAGGCGGTGCGAGAGTTGCTCGCCGACGCCGCCGAGGAGTCCGCCGATCACCGCGAGCGACTCGAGGCGCTGATCGACGATCTCGAGGCTGAGACGGTCGCTTACGAGGAGATCAACGCATTAGTCGACGCCCAGTACGGACCGCCCGAAGATACCGACGGCGTCCTCTACGATCAGTTGGCGAACGAGGAGACGGCCTACAAGTTCTACGACGATCTGATCGATGCGATCGAGGCCTCCGACGCCGAGTTCGCCATCGACCGCCACCGACTGCTCGAGACGCTGTACGACATTCGCGAGGAGGAACGGGAGGGCGTCGAAGAGGTGACCGAAATCATGGAGTACAGAGCATGA
- a CDS encoding protein sorting system archaetidylserine synthase (This PssA-like phosphatidyltransferase, along with a PssD-like decarboxylase, is required in Haloarchaea for the archaeosortase ArtA to replace the PGF-CTERM sorting signal with a C-terminal lipid anchor.): MLPRFVGRLGIADAVTIANAALGFVAVVIAFIDIDLAARLILFAAVADGLDGILARRYGGTDAGPYLDSLADVASFAVAPAVLAFVVITDGFELGFDTVTPELLLVTVISALFVAMAVTRLGMYTAYDISGSHTEGVQTTLAATVIGAAILAGETNPLLILGVTGAFCYLMVSRIQYPDLLARDAAIMGVVHVLAILIPNFAGRTFPYALLTLGIAYMTLSPWLYWREDAQPAAPEVHGNA; the protein is encoded by the coding sequence ATGCTCCCCCGGTTCGTCGGGCGACTCGGCATCGCCGACGCAGTGACGATCGCCAACGCTGCCCTGGGGTTCGTCGCTGTCGTTATCGCCTTTATCGACATCGACCTCGCCGCCCGACTCATCCTGTTTGCGGCCGTCGCGGACGGGCTGGACGGCATCCTCGCTCGCCGATACGGCGGCACCGACGCCGGACCCTATCTGGACTCGCTGGCCGACGTCGCGTCCTTCGCCGTCGCCCCCGCAGTCCTCGCGTTCGTCGTCATCACCGACGGGTTCGAGCTCGGATTCGATACGGTAACGCCCGAACTCCTCCTCGTTACGGTGATCTCCGCGCTGTTCGTCGCGATGGCCGTCACTCGCCTCGGGATGTACACGGCCTACGACATCTCGGGAAGCCACACCGAGGGCGTCCAGACGACGCTGGCCGCGACGGTGATCGGTGCGGCGATTCTCGCGGGCGAAACCAACCCGTTGCTGATTCTCGGGGTCACCGGCGCGTTCTGCTACCTGATGGTGTCGCGCATCCAGTACCCCGACTTGCTCGCCCGCGACGCCGCGATCATGGGCGTCGTCCACGTGCTCGCGATCCTCATCCCGAACTTCGCCGGCCGAACGTTTCCCTACGCGCTGTTGACCCTCGGCATCGCCTACATGACGCTCAGCCCGTGGCTCTACTGGCGCGAGGATGCACAGCCGGCAGCGCCCGAAGTGCATGGAAACGCTTAG